A region from the Kineothrix sp. IPX-CK genome encodes:
- a CDS encoding GNAT family N-acetyltransferase: MYELSRKDMSKIAPLFSNAAHTIIRSCLQGYMGRAWTDNPEHPSSAQIIVGDFCFFTGVPNRELTDNIHVDSPSGLLLLIPESPGWDVLIEEAYPESFERFMRYTIKKPEAFHKETLSGNIANLPGGYSLRKIDEAIYRRLLMMEQLRDLCSVFGSYEAYEKHGLGFVVMCEDAIVSGASSYTVYDKGIEIEVDTLAGYRRKGLALICASRLILECLERGLYPSWDAMNKESVMLAERLGYQLGEAYVTYIVIEKS; this comes from the coding sequence ATGTACGAACTATCGAGAAAGGATATGTCTAAAATCGCCCCGCTTTTTTCAAACGCCGCCCACACTATCATCCGGTCCTGCCTTCAAGGGTACATGGGAAGGGCTTGGACCGATAACCCGGAGCATCCATCCAGTGCCCAGATTATCGTAGGAGATTTCTGCTTTTTTACAGGTGTCCCCAATCGTGAACTTACAGACAATATCCATGTGGATTCACCTTCCGGCCTTCTGCTTCTCATTCCGGAAAGTCCTGGGTGGGACGTTCTTATCGAAGAAGCTTATCCTGAAAGCTTTGAACGATTTATGCGTTATACCATAAAAAAACCGGAAGCATTCCATAAAGAAACGCTTTCCGGCAATATTGCAAATCTTCCCGGCGGATATTCTCTCCGTAAGATAGATGAAGCTATCTACCGCCGTCTTTTGATGATGGAGCAGCTTCGAGACTTATGTTCCGTATTCGGCAGCTACGAAGCCTATGAAAAACATGGGCTGGGGTTTGTCGTTATGTGCGAAGACGCCATCGTTTCCGGGGCCTCTTCTTATACCGTCTATGATAAGGGTATCGAAATTGAAGTGGACACCCTCGCCGGATACCGCAGAAAGGGCCTCGCTCTCATCTGCGCCTCCCGCTTGATCTTGGAATGCTTGGAGCGGGGGCTTTATCCCAGCTGGGACGCCATGAACAAGGAGTCCGTAATGCTGGCAGAGAGGCTTGGGTATCAGCTGGGCGAAGCGTATGTCACCTATATTGTAATAGAAAAATCTTAA